From the Sporolituus thermophilus DSM 23256 genome, the window AGCGCCTCCTTTCAAACGGCCGATGATTGGCGTGCCCGCCTCCGGGATCCAGATGCGGTCAGGGTTCGGACATACTTCGCGGATGGCCGCTTCCTCGGTGGCCACCAGTAACGTCGCCCCTTGCCGCGCCGCCACCATGGGGCGCAATTTGATGCGGTCGGTAAGGCCGATCAGTTCGCCGCTGCGGGCCACCAGGACGGAAAAGGGCCCATTGAGCAGCAGACTGCCATAGACGATGCGCAGCGCCCGAAGGAGCTGGCGCTCGTCGGCATCACTTATTTTGTCAATGTCCTTCCAGAACGGCGCCGCCAGCACTTTAGCCGCCAGCGTCACCGGCAGGCCGTGTTTGCGTACTAACAAGTCGAACGCATAAACCACTACTTCGGTGTCGGTCATGAGACTGCATTTATAGCCCTGCTCCTCCAGATAACGGTAGTTGATGCCGTAGGAGGATATTTCGCCATTATGCACGACCGACCAGTCCAGCAGGCTGAACGGGTGAGCACCGCCCCACCATCCCGGCGTATTAGTGGGAAACCGCCCGTGGGCAGTCCACATATAGCCTTCATATTCTTCCAAGCAGTAAAAGCGGGCCACGTCTTCAGGATAGCCAACGGCCTTGAATGCGCCCATATTCTTGCCGCTTGAGGCGACAAAGGCGCCGTCGATGGTTGAGTTTATCGTCATCACAATGTCAGTAATAAAGCACTCTTCATGAATAATTTCCCGGCGGCGCAGCGGCGGAATTTCCACAAAATACCGCCACAAGAGCGGTGAATCGCCGATCTCGGGAATTTTGCGCGTGGGGATCGGTTCGTCCTTAACCACCACAACCTTTTCCGCCAGAAAAGTTTCCGTTTCCGTCCGTGCCTTGCGGGAACTATACATCATGTGCAAAGCGTAATAGTCTTTGTATTCCGGGTAGATGCCGTAAGCGGCAAACCCGCCACCCAGGCCGTTAGAGCGTTCCCGCATGTTGGCGATAAATTTGCGGATGCGCTCGCCGTTTTCCCGCCGGCCATCCTCATTAATAAAGCCGGCAATCGCGCATCCTGAGGGTATCCGTTCGTCTCGTCCCAACATTCTCCCACCACCTCATTACATGGCAAAATATAACAGACAGGCTAAAAAGCGCAGCCGCGCCCTTTAGTGAAAGCGCCAAGGGCGCGAAGAACGCCCGCGCCGTCTACCATTTGCGTAACTTTGCTCTACCCTGGAAAGCGTAAAACCGCAAAGGACACAAAGAACACAAAGGGCTACGCGCGCGACAATTGTCGCGCGAGAGATTAGTTCAAAAGCTTACTTTTCATCGCTTGTGGTGCCAAATTATTGGTATGATTATCTTCGCGTACTCTGCGTTCTTCGCGGTTAAAAACTTATACTTTCTGATATAGCAAGGAAAAGACCCTGGCAAAAGATACCGGTTATCCGGGACCTTCCGCCAGGGTCTTTTATACCCACGGTGTAGTGCTGGCGCCACGCTGCACCTGTGCCGCTCGGTCCAGTCCGCCGTTTGGCGCGGAACCCTAGGCACTCTCCCAATATACTTTTGTATTTTTACCGAATACCCGTCTGTGTATTTTTATTATAAAAACAGCATTCTAGGCTGTCAATATGTAGCATATGTATACATCATCTGACTATTTATACAATTTTGTCCCTGGTTTGCGGACATCGCCATCGCGAATAGTATATTTCTGAAGGTCGAAGTACTCCATAAGCGGCAGCGCCACTTTTCTGGAGGTTTGTAAGAGATCGCGCAGCTGCGCGACGGTGATCGTCGGCTGGTTGGCAAAATGGCGCCGCAGCACATCGAGCGCCTGCTCCACCGCTTTGTGGTAGAGGACAAGGTCGCCGCCAATGCGCACCAACAGCC encodes:
- a CDS encoding class II glutamine amidotransferase, coding for MLGRDERIPSGCAIAGFINEDGRRENGERIRKFIANMRERSNGLGGGFAAYGIYPEYKDYYALHMMYSSRKARTETETFLAEKVVVVKDEPIPTRKIPEIGDSPLLWRYFVEIPPLRRREIIHEECFITDIVMTINSTIDGAFVASSGKNMGAFKAVGYPEDVARFYCLEEYEGYMWTAHGRFPTNTPGWWGGAHPFSLLDWSVVHNGEISSYGINYRYLEEQGYKCSLMTDTEVVVYAFDLLVRKHGLPVTLAAKVLAAPFWKDIDKISDADERQLLRALRIVYGSLLLNGPFSVLVARSGELIGLTDRIKLRPMVAARQGATLLVATEEAAIREVCPNPDRIWIPEAGTPIIGRLKGGAIHA